The proteins below are encoded in one region of Brassica napus cultivar Da-Ae chromosome A6, Da-Ae, whole genome shotgun sequence:
- the BNAA06G00350D gene encoding uncharacterized protein BNAA06G00350D: MVFNSAAVVAVADVSTETWQLMWRIPSSQRINTRQLVDMAVCYPMYQLSRLVLCLWTFMCLPPDDSFYSYTYHEAQSSSSSLSDDADDEDRLAFEHNLYHNHRVYDSDDDDYDDDRSSSSSFDDYYNQYSHYD, encoded by the coding sequence ATGGTGTTCAATAGTGCGGCGGTTGTGGCGGTCGCCGACGTATCAACGGAGACGTGGCAGCTGATGTGGAGGATACCGTCGTCGCAGAGGATCAATACACGGCAGCTTGTGGACATGGCGGTTTGCTACCCGATGTATCAGTTGAGTCGCTTGGTTCTATGTTTATGGACTTTTATGTGTCTCCCTCCTGATGATTCCTTCTACTCCTACACCTACCACGAAgctcaatcttcttcttcttctttgtctgatgatgctgatgatgaagATCGACTTGCTTTTGAGCATAATCTCTATCATAATCATCGTGTTTATGATTcggatgatgatgattatgatgatgatcgatcttcttcttcttcttttgatgACTATTATAATCAGTACTCCCATTATGATTGA
- the LOC106345772 gene encoding protein NDH-DEPENDENT CYCLIC ELECTRON FLOW 5, which translates to MALSHSTVVSHGCSLPLCRYSKLHLLSSPSYLPLHFNKNVKRLESFHLPPPSAAAAASSYFPIDVEYLKREFSGHGATFEDIGETCVAKLKLDNGSSANVMLTRGMVTSYKVKVWHGGKVELLHTWVEQEQEQEEVVIRGGVSSAFSSSDDTEEWSLHGITGDSENCVQVELRRSDKKIKEIEMKQIITLRGDTLSIELCVTNKGVSPISIKGCSLVSYLTVSTPEATYAVGLEGSDFVEKTPFLPRFGLVQGEEEEEDKYGLSGEEESNYKQLSEEMSRIYTLAPSSFTIIDRGRRNSVVVGREGFEEVYIYSPGSKLESYTKSAYVCIGPSSLLNPISLDPGCVWRGSVTTRYRGLVVKISFTVSV; encoded by the exons ATGGCTCTGTCTCATTCCACGGTTGTTTCACATGGTTGTAGTCTTCCTCTGTGTAGATATTCAAAGCTTCATCTTCTGAGCTCACCTTCTTATTTGCCACTTCATTTCAATAAAAACGTAAAGAGATTAGAATCTTTTCATCTTCCACCTCCATCAGCTGCAGCTGCTGCTTCATCCTACTTTCCTATCGACGTTGAGTATCTCAAGCGAGAGTTCTCTGGCCATGGAGCCACTTTCGAGGATAttg GTGAGACATGTGTTGCCAAACTGAAACTAGACAATGGAAGTTCAGCCAATGTGATGCTGACACGTGGCATGGTGACATCGTACAAAGTCAAAGTCTGGCACGGAGGCAAAGTGGAGCTTCTCCACACATGGGtggaacaagaacaagaacaggAAGAAGTAGTGATAAGAGGAGGTGTTTCATCAGCATTTAGCTCATCAGATGACACTGAAGAATGGAGTCTCCATGGTATCACTGGAGATTCAGAGAATTGTGTTCAAGTGGAACTGAGAAGAAGTGACAAGAAGATCAAAGAGATTGAGATGAAACAGATTATAACTCTGAGAGGAGACACACTAAGTATTGAGCTTTGTGTGACAAACAAAGGAGTTTCACCAATCAGTATTAAAGGCTGTTCGCTTGTAAGTTATCTGACAGTGAGCACACCAGAAGCTACCTATGCAGTTGGGTTGGAAGGTTCAGATTTTGTGGAGAAGACTCCTTTTCTCCCTCGTTTCGGTTTGGTTCAAggcgaagaggaagaagaagataaatatgGGTTGAGTGGGGAAGAAGAGAGCAACTACAAACAGTTGAGTGAAGAGATGAGTAGGATTTACACACTTGCTCCAAGTAGCTTCACTATTATCGACAGG GGAAGAAGGAACTCAGTGGTAGTGGGAAGAGAAGGGTTTGAGGAAGTGTATATATACAGCCCTGGTTCCAAACTTGAGAGTTACACAAAGTCTGCTTATGTCTGTATTGGACCATCTTCATTGCTAAACCCAATCTCTTTGGATCCTGGCTGTGTTTGGAGAG GTTCTGTTACTACAAGATACCGAGGACTGGTGGTCAAAATCAGTTTCACAGTTTCCGTCTGA
- the LOC106345773 gene encoding E3 ubiquitin-protein ligase SIRP1, producing MEEETTAYWCHTCSQTVTSLTTEEAGIKCPFCQSGFLEEMQQREDTNVHRPMDSILTPIFMEMMNNSARIHPGADMDSQLQEILRRRGRRPVSIDQLLQGIYAGLTLAPAAAAADDNNRERGRVIVTNPYNQIVAVPSSAVSNTLPPVAGSLSEYFIGPEFEAMLESLTETDPRRYGTPPARRDAFEALASVEIKEEEAGLECCVCLDDFEMGTVGKQMPCISYRLRRMRQMVVVVVVVGLLRQAAAARDLRAPEMMMVMGACSTIPWKLSHLVLKIAEQYIGAREDDETTISCFTFGLYIKKRF from the exons ATGGAAGAAGAAACGACGGCGTATTGGTGCCACACGTGTTCTCAAACAGTGACTTCTTTAACAACGGAAGAAGCTGGAATCAAATGCCCCTTTTGTCAAAGCGGCTTCCTTGAAGAGATGCAACAACGAGAGGACACCAACGTTCACAGACCAATGGATTCCATCTTGACTCCCATCTTCATGGAAATGATGAACAATTCCGCAAGGATCCACCCCGGAGCCGATATGGATTCCCAGCTTCAAGAGATTCTCAGGAGAAGGGGCAGACGTCCCGTTTCCATTGACCAGTTGCTTCAGGGAATATATGCTGGCTTAACACTTGCccctgctgctgctgctgctgatgaTAACAATCGAGAGAGAGGACGCGTGATCGTCACCAACCCCTACAATCAGATCGTGGCTGTCCCGAGCTCTGCTGTTTCCAACACTCTGCCTCCCGTTGCTGGTTCCCTCAGCGAGTACTTCATCGGTCCTGAGTTCGAAGCCATGCTTGAGAGTTTGACTGAGACTGATCCTAGGAGGTATGGAACGCCTCCAGCTAGGAGAGATGCGTTTGAGGCTTTGGCTAGTGTCGAAATCAAAGAGGAAGAGGCGGGGCTGGAGTGTTGTGTGTGTTTGGATGACTTTGAGATGGGAACTGTGGGGAAACAGATGCCTT GTATCAGCTACCGACTTCGGAGGATGAGAcaaatggtggtggtggtggtggtggtgggtcTTCTTCGTCAAGCAGCAGCAGCCAGGGATCTGAGAGCACCCgagatgatgatggtgatgggAGCATGCTCGACGATCCCATGGAAGCTTAGCCACCTGGTTCTCAAGATAGCAGAGCAATACATAGGAGCaagagaagatgatgaaacAACCATAAGCTGTTTTACTTTTGGTCTGTACATAAAAAAAAGGTTCTAG